CGCGTTCACATTGAAACGGATATGCGGGCGATGCATAATCCTACGCGCATGAAAATTATTGCCCAAGCGACAGAAGATTTGATTATGAAGCTGTTAAGCCTCTGTCCAAACTGCGGTACGCCCGGATTTTCAATTGTCGATCGACTTCCGGGTTTGCCCTGCGGTTTGTGTGGGATACCGACAGAATTAACGCGATCGGTGGTTTACCAGTGTCAGAAGTGCCGCCATCGAGAGGAAGTTTTGTTTCCGAATGGGGTTGAAACGGCTGATCCGGGGCAGTGTCCCTACTGCAATCCTTGAGGAATGCCCTGATGAAAACAATCGGATTAATTGGGGGAATGAGCTGGGAATCTTCAATTGAATACTATCGGCTGATTAATGAACTCACAAAAGCCAGACTGGGGGGATTGCATTCGGCAAAGTGCGTGATGTACTCCGTGGATTTTGCGGAGATTGAAACGCTACAGCATCAGGGACGCTGGCAGGAAGCCGGATTGATTTTAATTGAGGCAGCACAGGCGATTGAACGGGCGGGAGCAGATCTTATTGTGCTGTGTACGAATACGATGCACAAACTTGCAGACGAGATTCAGGCAAAGACTCAAATTCCGTTTTTGCATATTGCAGATGCAACGGCTGAGCGAATCAACGCGGTTGGCATTCAAACGATCGGTTTACTGGGAACTCGCTATACCATGGAGCAGGATTTTTATCGGGGACGGCTGGAGCAGCATGGGCTGAACGTCCTAATTCCCGGTGCAGCAGACCGATCGATTGTGCATGACGTGATTTACAACGAGCTGTGTTTAGGGATTGTTCAGGCGGATTCTCGATCGCGTTACCTGGAAATCGTCGATCGTCTTGTTCTGGCGGGTGGGGAAGGAATCATTGCAGGCTGCACGGAAATTGAGCTGTTAATTCGATCGGAGGATTGTCCGGTGCCGCTGTTTGCCACGACTCGGATTCATGCAGAGGCGGCAGTTAAATGGGCATTGAGTTAGATCCTCCCCTAGATCCTCCCTTACTCCGCGATCGCTCTGAATCTCCGTAAAAATGACTAAAATTGGAACCTGGAGCAAATTGATTGAAG
This is a stretch of genomic DNA from Leptolyngbya ohadii IS1. It encodes these proteins:
- a CDS encoding aspartate/glutamate racemase family protein → MKTIGLIGGMSWESSIEYYRLINELTKARLGGLHSAKCVMYSVDFAEIETLQHQGRWQEAGLILIEAAQAIERAGADLIVLCTNTMHKLADEIQAKTQIPFLHIADATAERINAVGIQTIGLLGTRYTMEQDFYRGRLEQHGLNVLIPGAADRSIVHDVIYNELCLGIVQADSRSRYLEIVDRLVLAGGEGIIAGCTEIELLIRSEDCPVPLFATTRIHAEAAVKWALS